In a genomic window of Kwoniella mangroviensis CBS 8507 chromosome 2, whole genome shotgun sequence:
- a CDS encoding argininosuccinate synthase, which translates to MVASGEKKGKVILAYSGGLDTSCILLWLIEQGYEVVAYMADVGQEEDFEAARAKALKCGAVGFHLADLKREFVEELIYPAVQCNAIYENVYLLGTSLARPVIARGMIEAAVKEGCDYVSHGCTGKGNDQVRFELAFYGLAPNIKVIAPWRLPEFYERFAGRSALLEYAAKNGIPVTQTAAKPWSTDENLFHISYEAGILEDPNQTPPDDMWKLTTSPQKAPETPEQVHIEFSKGLPVKVTFPADKKEVTDAVDIFLTLNALARRHGVGRIDIVENRFIGVKSRGCYESPAATILRVAHMDLEGLTLDRNVRALRDQFITTQLSQILYNGFFFSPEREFVTAAIPASQKTVNGLVRLKLYKGNVIVEGRDADEGLYDAKFSSMDEMGGFEPTATSGFIEISSIRIKAWGRQNVKRGQGGVSPKDVYHRE; encoded by the exons ATGGTCGCTTCCGGTGAAAAGAAGGGCAAGGTCATCCTCGCCTACTCTGGTGGTCTTG ACACTTCGTGTATCCTCCTTTGGCTTATTGAGCAAGGTTACGAAGTCGTAGCTTACATGGCTGATGTTGGTCAAGAAGAG GATTTCGAAGCTGCTCGAGCTAAAGCTCTCAAATGTGGTGCTGTCGGCTTCCACCTTGCTGACTTGAAGCGAGAATTCGTTGAGGAGCTCATTTACC CCGCCGTCCAATGTAACGCCATTTACGAGAACGTCTACCTCCTCGGTACCTCCCTCGCTCGACCTGTCATCGCCCGAGGTATGATCGAGGCTGCCGTCAAGGAAGGATGTGACTACGTCTCTCACGGTTGTACCGGAAAGGGTAACGACCAAGTCCGATTTGAACTTGCCTTCTACGGTCTCGCACCCAACATCAAGGTCATTGCTCCTTGGCGATTACCTG AATTCTACGAGCGATTCGCCGGTCGATCAGCTCTCCTCGAATACGCTGCCAAGAACGGTATCCCAGTAACCCAGACTGCCGCTAAACCATGGTCAACCG ATGAGAATCTTTTCCACATCTCTTACGAAGCTGGTATCCTCGAAGACCCCAACCAAACTCCTCCCGATGACATGTGGAAGCTCACCACCTCTCCTCAGAAAGCCCCTGAGACTCCCGAACAAGTCCACATTGAATTCTCCAAAGGTCTCCCAGTAAAGGTCACTTTCCCTGCCGACAAGAAGGAAGTCACCGACGCCGTCGACATCTTCCTCACTCTCAATGCCCTTGCTCGACGACATGGTGTTGGACGAATTGATATCGTAGAGAACCGATTCATCGGTGTAAAATCTCGAGGTTGTTACGAGTCCCCTGCCGCTACCATCCTTCGAGTAGCTCACATGGACTTGGAAGGTTTGACCTTGGATCGAAATGTCCGAGCTTTACGAGATCAATTCATCACCACTCAACTTTCTCAAATCTTGTACAacggtttcttcttctcacccGAGAGAGAATTCGTCACTGCCGCTATCCCCGCTTCTCAGAAGACTGTCAACGGTTTGGTCCGATTGAAGTTGTACAAGGGTAACGTCATTGTAGAAGGACGAGATGCCGATGAGGGTCTTTACGATGCCAAGTTCTCCTCCATGGACGAGATGGGTGGTTTCGAGCCTACCGCTACCTCTGGATTCATCGAGATCTCAAGTATCCGAATCAAGGCATGGGGACGAcaaaa CGTTAAACGAGGACAAGGTGGTGTTTCTCCCAAAGATGTTTACCACCGAGAGTAA